AGGCTCGTAATGTTCGTACTTAAGAGTCGAATCTTCGGTATCAAACTTTCCCAGACCGACTATTTGTTTGTGTGCGTTTAATCTCAACTCGTCTTCGTCAATCTTTGTTCCGTAATCAAAATGTATTACTCCCTCCTGATTAGCTTGAGGTTTCATAATAATCTCCAGGAACTGCGACTGGGAGATATCAAAAGTGTTGTACTCAAAGGCAGCTCCAAGCAGGCCTGTCCATCTGGTTTCACTTTCAGGTGCAAGAGTTAAATCGAGAGTTCTATCACTATACTCGCTTTTCAGTTTACTGGATTCCTTTCCGAATATATCCTTATCGGCATCAAAAGGTTCAGATGTTTTCCAGCCTGGCAAGTTCCTTGAATAGTTCATGGTATCCATTACAGTATCGATTGTACTATCGGCAACTATCGTCTTTCTCAAAGGAATGCTGGTTGGATGCCAGTATTCGTTACCAAGGGGTACGGAAAAACTCTCAAGGGTGCCTTGCTCAAAGTCTTCAACCCAGACGGCTGAGGATTTGTGCGTGTTAGGGTTTGGGATGGAAAGGGCTGAATTAATCAAAAGATTAAAGTTTGATTTTGCCTCGGTCGCAACAAGAGGCAGCTTATCAACAAGCCGGGTCAAAAAACCCAGTTCCCGTTCCATGGATGCGTCCAGCTCGGCAATCGTGTTTGAGAAAGGAGTATATCCGAGTATGGGTTTTGAGTCGCTTGAAAATGCCACATTCCGGAACATTAAGCTTGATCCGAGTTTTATCCCTTTAAGAGGCTCGCTCTGCGCCCTAAGGCCGAGAATAGCCCTGTTATTTAGAGAAAAGACCTCATCTCTTTCGAAAGTGATGTCTATCTTGTCGCCGATTTTAATGGGTGTCTTAAAGGTCAAGGCGCCCGAGTTTTCATCGAAAGTATATTCGGATTTATCTACCTCATTGCCGTTCTTTTTTACCTTTATGCTCTCCTTTTTGACCAAGAGTCCTAGATCGAAACTGGTTATATTAGATTTGTATTCGTAAGTAATCTTGAAGCTATTGAAGTTTTTCACTGTAACGCTGTCATAAATCTCTTCGATTTTTCTGCTCCCTAGGGAAGAATCGGCAAAAGGTCTATCTTTGTTGAAGATTATCATCCACAGCCTTTGCTCGTCTTGTGAAAGGGTGTGGGTTTCACCTTCCTTTTGTGTAAGCCCAAGGATATATGAATAATTAAGATTATTGGTATCTTTTGCAACCCAGTTGTTATTCTCATCACGAACTTGTACTGTGACAGTTACTTCCGCTAATGCTTCCTTTACAGGCATTGCGTAATGGTTCCGCAGCATGTTGTTCCAGCATCTGGATGTTGCGTAGTCATCTGTATTCCTTCCCCAGATCAACATTAAAACAGCCTTTCTCTGTTGTTCGTCTTCCCTGGAACCTAAAGGACCTGCTGTTTTAGTCGTACACGCCACAGCTAGAATATCATTATCGCCAAGATACGAATTCAGCTCGATAATGGAATTCAGGAGTCCGGAACCCGCATAGCGCACATAGTATTCGTTTTTATCCAACAAATAAAAGGTGCCGGTTTCCCTGTCAAAGCTTGTATCCGTCGCGATATTTTTGGGGTTAGGCATTGCCGTCCCATTCCACGAAGGCGAAAGCGCGGATTTATCCGAGGATCTGGTTTTATCCGTGGTATAAAACCAGAAGTCTGAAACAACCGAGTCCCCATTCTGAATGAGTGCATTTCTTAATGAATCATTGAAGATATAGAAGAATCTTTTTTTGACGAAATCCTGAGCGAATATCTCGCCACTCTGCAATTGCATCATGCCGGTGAAGCTTGAAGCGCCTGACTCGGTTTGCTCTTTAGCCCCCACGGCATACAAGTCAACAGATCCTAACTTGAACTGGCCGTTAACGCCGAACACGCCCTGCTGGGAGGGAAATTGTTGTCTTGAAGGAAAATTAAGAGCAATGTCGCCCGCATCAACCTTCTTTACAATCTCATCCTCGTCTCCTGTGTAGCCGATTCTGACCTTGTTGCTGTTCAAAAAATCACTGCTCGCCGTATTGTGATCGATAACGACCTCTGTTTTCCGGGCAATTGTACCTTTTACCGATACATTTATATCCTGCTTGAACTCCAAAGAGGTTGCTTCATTGGGATCATTACGTGCTTTATCGTCCCACACCTTCCAGGAAGGTCCAATGCTAATTTTGTCCTGTCCGCTGATACGGATATCGGTTTTCTCCTTGCCTATGGGGATATTGATGTCGGGTATGATTCCCGAAACGCTCGACTCCTCGGTTTGCGGGTATTTCTGCCTCATGTTTTCTTTTGTCTTCTCGATATAGAGATCCCGGCCAGCAGAGGCAAGATAATCGCTCAATGTTTTTACACTGTCGACTCCCATAAACAAGGAATCGAGCCATTTTTCGTAATATACAAGTCCCGCATCATAATCGACCCTGGTCTTAATCGAAAACCCCAGCTCAGCAGCCGATCCTTCCTGCGTCTGCGATAAAAGCATAAAAGCTAAAAACAAACTCATCTCTTACCCCGCATTCTTTTAATAGCTTCCAGAATTTTCACGGAAGTAAATCCAACATCCTCGAAAAGCTTCTCAACAGGGCCATGCTCAATAAAATAATCCGGCAGACCTATTCTTTCCAGACGAACTTGGATTTTTTTATCTTCAAGCCATTCAGCAACAGCCGCGCCGAATCCGCCAATAAGGGCATTTTCCTCCACCGTGATTATTCCGTGATGGGTGCGCGCTATACTTAGAAGGAGCCTTTCATCAAGAGGTTTGACGAACCTTGCATTTATTATAGTAGGATTGATTTTCGCTGAAGATTTTAAGGTCTTTTCTGCAAGTTCTACCCCTCTGCCTGCAGCCAGTATCGCCACCCCCTTTCCCCTTCGAAGAATTTCCCATGCGCCAACGGGGATTTTCTTCAATTCCTTGAAGGACTCTAACCCATTCACAGCCGAACGAGGATAGCGAATGGCAAAAGGCCCTTTCTCGTATTCTATTGCCGTGTACAGCAGGTTTCGAAGTTCGTGTTCGTCTTTCGGAGCAGCGACAACCATGTTGGGAATCATTCTGAGGTATGAAAGATCGAAGACGCCGTGATGGGTCGGTCCGTCCGCTCCGACAAGGCCAGCCCTGTCAATTGCAAATACAACAGGAAGGTTCTGAAGCGCGACATCGTGAATGATCTGATCAAAAGCGCGCTGAAGGAATGTCGAATACACTGCAAAAACGGGTCTCAATCCCTTAAGGGCTAAGCCTGCTGCAAATGTAACGCAATGCTCTTCAGTTATTCCGAAGTCGTAGAATCTAGCGGGGAATGAAGCCCTGTACAAATCGAGGCCGGTTCCAAGAGTCATTCCTGCCGTTATAGCAACTATACGTTCGTCCTTCTCAGCCATCTCGGCAAGTGTACAACCTGCAATCTCGGAATAGGTTTTTGTTTTGCTGGAGTTAACCTTACAGGTCTTTAAGTCATAAGGGCCAACGCCATGAAAGAGTTCAGGATTGTC
Above is a genomic segment from bacterium containing:
- a CDS encoding 1-deoxy-D-xylulose-5-phosphate synthase, which codes for MKILDKINSPFDIKGLTIDELNALAGEIRDRILEVTSRNGGHVAPNLGAVELTLAIHYVFNAPDDKIIWDVGHQCYTHKLLTGRNNRFDTLRQYKGISGFPKRQESVYDVFDTGHAGTSLSAAFGLAKARDIQNSDYKVVAVIGDGSIISGMAFEALNNLGTSQTNIVVILNDNAMSIARNTGALSAYLNRITSTRFYQRLRARVWNFIGRFFRTKGEYLRGWARRIERGIKGILTPGAFFETLGFHYFGPLEGHSLKDLIFYLQRLKEIQGPVLVHVATQKGRGFKGAIDNPELFHGVGPYDLKTCKVNSSKTKTYSEIAGCTLAEMAEKDERIVAITAGMTLGTGLDLYRASFPARFYDFGITEEHCVTFAAGLALKGLRPVFAVYSTFLQRAFDQIIHDVALQNLPVVFAIDRAGLVGADGPTHHGVFDLSYLRMIPNMVVAAPKDEHELRNLLYTAIEYEKGPFAIRYPRSAVNGLESFKELKKIPVGAWEILRRGKGVAILAAGRGVELAEKTLKSSAKINPTIINARFVKPLDERLLLSIARTHHGIITVEENALIGGFGAAVAEWLEDKKIQVRLERIGLPDYFIEHGPVEKLFEDVGFTSVKILEAIKRMRGKR